In a genomic window of Alphaproteobacteria bacterium:
- the ribH gene encoding 6,7-dimethyl-8-ribityllumazine synthase produces MPHFMIVEARYYENISDMLLKGTAAALDAKRSTYEVFQVPGALEIPLAIRLGMQRPEGRGTVGRQFDGFIALGCVLRGETTHYDIVCTESARGLSTLALEYEKPIGNGILTCDTEAQALERADPAKLNKGGEAAIAALSMVEFKKTLGVR; encoded by the coding sequence ATGCCCCATTTTATGATCGTCGAAGCCAGATATTACGAAAATATATCCGATATGCTGCTCAAGGGTACGGCGGCGGCCTTGGACGCTAAACGCTCGACATATGAGGTTTTTCAGGTTCCCGGCGCACTGGAAATTCCCCTCGCCATCCGTCTCGGGATGCAAAGGCCGGAGGGCAGGGGAACGGTAGGCCGGCAGTTTGACGGCTTTATCGCTCTGGGCTGCGTTTTGCGGGGAGAGACGACACACTATGACATTGTCTGTACAGAAAGCGCACGCGGCCTCTCGACCCTTGCGCTGGAATACGAGAAGCCGATCGGCAACGGCATCCTGACCTGCGACACTGAAGCGCAAGCCCTTGAACGCGCCGACCCCGCGAAACTGAATAAGGGCGGCGAGGCGGCGATAGCCGCTTTGTCGATGGTGGAGTTCAAGAAAACCCTGGGGGTCAGGTAA
- a CDS encoding transcription antitermination protein NusB, producing MALVGGRKDKNPSENRKKMTARLMAVQATYESGHNGEPLEQVLRDYLDNRSGMETDDGKLETPDRELFLQIARGVKARREEIEAILAGHLPQREESQPRKEVESLLKAVLLCGIGEILLHPEIDAPLIINDYLEVTRAFYEKGEVSLVNGVLDAAAGRLRP from the coding sequence ATGGCGCTGGTCGGCGGTCGAAAAGACAAGAACCCCTCCGAAAACCGGAAAAAAATGACGGCCCGCCTGATGGCCGTGCAAGCCACCTATGAATCCGGCCATAACGGCGAACCGCTGGAGCAGGTTCTGAGGGATTATCTGGATAACCGCTCGGGCATGGAAACCGACGACGGCAAGCTTGAAACGCCGGACCGCGAATTGTTCCTTCAAATCGCCAGGGGCGTAAAAGCCCGCAGGGAGGAAATCGAAGCCATTTTGGCAGGTCATCTCCCGCAAAGAGAGGAGTCCCAGCCCCGTAAGGAGGTTGAATCCCTCCTTAAAGCCGTTCTTTTATGTGGGATAGGGGAGATTCTTCTGCACCCGGAGATTGACGCGCCCTTGATTATCAACGACTATTTAGAGGTTACACGCGCCTTTTACGAGAAGGGCGAAGTCTCCCTCGTCAATGGCGTCCTCGACGCCGCCGCCGGACGTCTCCGGCCCTGA
- a CDS encoding flagellar basal body-associated FliL family protein encodes MRKILMLVIVLLVLGGGGGGAYYYFVMMPAAAQAAAEGGEGHEEGGEQAKKEDAHGEEGADGHGEKSHAEFVELDPLILPIVDNDGVSQVVSLVVAIEVADPTSKDKVKAMSPKLKDAYIQDMYGMLNQHAAMKGGIVQVAMIKQRLNEVTNTVLGDDVAQDVLLQVVQQRPI; translated from the coding sequence ATGCGTAAGATATTGATGCTAGTGATAGTTTTGCTTGTACTCGGCGGTGGAGGCGGCGGAGCCTACTACTACTTCGTCATGATGCCCGCAGCCGCCCAGGCCGCAGCCGAAGGCGGAGAAGGTCACGAAGAAGGTGGTGAACAGGCCAAAAAGGAAGACGCGCATGGTGAAGAGGGCGCAGACGGTCACGGCGAAAAAAGCCACGCTGAGTTTGTCGAACTCGATCCCCTGATCCTCCCGATCGTGGACAATGACGGGGTCAGCCAGGTGGTCAGCTTGGTGGTGGCCATCGAGGTCGCGGACCCAACTTCCAAAGATAAAGTGAAGGCCATGTCCCCGAAACTCAAGGACGCCTATATTCAGGATATGTATGGAATGCTCAACCAGCACGCAGCGATGAAGGGCGGGATCGTACAGGTGGCCATGATCAAGCAGCGTTTGAACGAAGTGACCAATACGGTTCTGGGCGATGATGTCGCACAGGATGTGCTGTTACAAGTCGTCCAGCAACGTCCTATCTGA